One Pararge aegeria chromosome 4, ilParAegt1.1, whole genome shotgun sequence DNA segment encodes these proteins:
- the LOC120623425 gene encoding uncharacterized protein LOC120623425: protein MTEYDVDFLISLIEERPVLWDTSNEDYKNKFIKQDAWKDVCKSLFPNFEEKENNEKTKLGNSVIQRWRGIKDTFNKYEKKLKDASRSGSGSKNIKEYHLYKQLQFLKKNLQNETTTSIKDLENEPDNQEGSSKTRYQKQPPKRKMVNNNFEDDIVKILKETENRHISFFKGILPSLERLDDNKTLIFQSRVLQILTELHQPHGYYYPNSNYQGGYQTQHFATSQQTPLVRPQSSASYIPDQIDSPSNDFSTSSILSTLSTEEDFDFT, encoded by the exons atgacAGAGTACGacgttgattttttaatatcactgaTTGAGGAGCGCCCTGTTCTTTGGGACACTAGTAATgaagattataaaaacaaattcatcAAACAAGATGCTTGGAAGGACGTatgtaaaagtttatttccaaatttcgaggaaaaagaaaacaatgaaaaaactAAACTTG GTAATTCAGTAATACAAAGATGGAGGGGGATTAAGGATAcctttaataaatatgaaaagaaaCTCAAAGATGCAAGTAGGTCAGGGTCTggatcaaaaaatataaaagaataccaTCTGTACAAACAATTACAATTTCTTaagaaaaatttacaaaatgagACCACTACCAGTATAAAAGATTTAGAAAATGAGCCAGATAATCAAGAAGGTTCATCTAAAACACGTTACCAAAAGCAACCACCAAAAAGAAAGatggttaataataattttgaagatGATATTGTAAAGATTTTAAAGGAAACGGAGAATAGAcacatatctttttttaaaggtATTCTACCATCTCTTGAAAGGTTAGATGACAATAAAACACTAATCTTTCAGAGCAGAGTTCTTCAAATTTTAACAGAATTGCATCAACCTCACGGCTACTACTATCCGAATAGCAACTACCAGGGTGGCTATCAAACTCAACATTTCGCTACATCTCAACAAACGCCACTTGTACGTCCACAGTCATCTGCGAGTTACATACCAGATCAAATTGATTCACCTAGTAATGATTTTTCTACCTCAAGCATATTAAGCACACTTTCAACTGAAGAAGACTTTGATTTTACGTAA
- the LOC120637542 gene encoding gastrula zinc finger protein XlCGF26.1-like, with protein sequence MDITPETADPETVLTDTCRVCLLKVAKATYLFSAESIDILEKLHSCFQLTLTYKKYLPSVICDSCIEELNIAYNFRQKCVSIEERFSILIQITDHNEDNNIDDPVELKDDISEKVEILKHDSEDKLSGIQEISKINYSVEKDTFLCTLCNKALKSEASLAKHNVSMHQKRKHLGKVTGFGPDRRYHCTKCSYCTPHSQTLVNHMRRHNGDRPYCCHCGKTFTQASSLNAHRKTHSNTTYFTCTICGKQFKHAFTLKKHLNVHGAGKFLCDICNKQLKSRQSLQDHMYRHYNIRNYNCEDCGDTFVTHSELLNHKKKHGMIKRVECHLCGYKTHTKKTLIIHLKRHAGDKSFKCGLCQITFYTNGDLQRHARVHTHEKPYPCPVCTQKFAHSTSLNKHMNTVHGIKFKWADVKGKELGMEKSSKFSWVENVIKQ encoded by the exons atggaTATTACTCCTGAAACGGCTGATCCTGAAACCGTTCTTACGGATACTTGTAGAGTTTGTTTATTGAAAGTGGCAAAAgcaacatatttattttcagcAGAATCAATTGATATACTAGAAAAGTTGCATTCATGTTTTCAATTGACTTtaacctataaaaaatatttaccttctGTTATTTGTGATAGTTGTATAGAAGAGTTGAATATTGCTTATAATTTTCGCCAAAAATGTGTAAGCATTGAAGAGCGCTTTTCTATTCTGATACAAATAACTGATCATAATGAAGACAATAATATTGATGATCCTGTAGAGCTCAAGGACGATATTTCTGAGAAAGTAGAGATTTTAAAACATGATAGTGAAGATAAATTGTCAG GAATTCAAGAGATATCCAAAATCAATTATAGTGTTGAAAAAGATACTTTTCTATGTACTCTTTGTAATAAGGCACTCAAAAGTGAAGCATCATTGGCCAAGCACAATGTGTCTATGCATCAGAAAAGGAAACATTTGGGTAAAGTGACAGGTTTTGGGCCTGATCGCCGCTATCATTGTACCAAGTGTTCTTATTGCACTCCTCACAGCCAGACCTTAGTGAATCATATGAGAAGGCACAATGGAGATCGACCTTATTGTTGTCACTGTGGCAAAACATTTACACAAGCTTCAAGCTTGAATGCACATAGAAAGACGCATAGTAATACTACATATTTTACTTGTACCATTTGTGGAAAACAGTTCAAACATGCATTTACATTAAAGAAACACCTCAATGTGCATGGGGCAGGAAAGTTTTTATGTGATATCTGTAATAAACAATTGAAGTCCAGACAGTCTCTACAAGACCACATGTATCGACATTATAACATTCGCAATTACAATTGTGAGGACTGTGGTGATACATTTGTAACACATTCTGAACTGCTAAACCACAAGAAGAAACATGGTATGATAAAGAGAGTAGAGTGTCACCTCTGTGGTTATAAAACTCATACAAAAAAGactttaattattcatttaaaaag ACATGCTGGTGATAAATCTTTTAAATGTGGTTTATGTCAAATAACCTTCTATACAAATGGTGATCTACAGCGTCATGCACGTGTACACACACATGAAAAACCATATCCATGTCCAGTTTGTACTCAAAAATTTGCACATAGCACTAGTCTCAACAAACATATGAATACCGTACATGGCATCAAATTTAAGTGGGCAGATGTCAAAGGAAAAGAGTTGGGAATGGAAAAAAGTTCTAAGTTTTCTTGGGtagaaaatgtaataaaacagtga